The Apium graveolens cultivar Ventura chromosome 11, ASM990537v1, whole genome shotgun sequence genome has a window encoding:
- the LOC141695063 gene encoding cytochrome P450 78A9-like, translating to MRSSNIESLWVFALASKCKSYTSFINFLVVVSASALAWLVLNLIYWAYPGGPAWGKHRWINKAHKKQAFSIPGPNGFPIIGSMGLMTGLAHHKLSAMAKACGATRLMALSLGETRLIITSNPDVAKEILNSCVFADRPVKESAYSLMFNRAIGFAPYGVYWTTLRRISATHLFCPRKIKAFETQRFDIAHQMVDMFRGKTDRVITVREGLRKASLSNMMGSVFGNTYGLDSEEEELRKLVDEGYDLLGMLNWSDHLPWLSEFDPQSIRSRCTNLVPQVDRFVRRIIAQHREKDSSGNGFVDVLLSLQGREKLSEDDMVAVLWEMIFRGTDTVAVLIEWVLARMVMHSDIQSRVHDELDMITGRSRAVTEADISSMVYLPAVVKEVLRLHPPGPLLSWARLAITDTIVDGHHVPAGTTAMVNMWAITRDPHVWEDPLSFKPERFIDNGSPAFEFSVMGSDLRLAPFGSGRRACPGKALGLATVTFWVATLLQELEWCQATNSGVVDMSEMLKLSCEMAKPLVAKVVPRRANPLVIVNY from the exons ATGAGGAGCAGCAATATCGAAAGCCTGTGGGTTTTTGCTTTAGCTTCTAAATGCAAATCCTATACTAGCTTCATCAATTTCTTAGTTGTTGTATCAGCTTCTGCTTTAGCTTGGCTTGTTTTGAACCTTATTTACTGGGCTTATCCTGGCGGTCCTGCTTGGGGGAAACACAGATGGATCAACAAGGCACATAAAAAACAGGCCTTCTCAATACCAGGTCCAAATGGCTTTCCAATCATTGGAAGCATGGGTTTGATGACTGGATTAGCCCACCACAAGCTATCTGCTATGGCTAAAGCGTGTGGAGCCACCAGGCTCATGGCTCTGAGCTTGGGTGAAACAAGACTCATCATCACATCCAATCCTGATGTCGCCAAAGAGATTCTAAATAGCTGCGTGTTTGCTGATCGGCCTGTCAAGGAATCAGCTTACAGTTTGATGTTCAATAGAGCTATCGGTTTCGCTCCTTACGGAGTTTACTGGACTACTTTGAGGAGAATATCAGCGACTCATTTGTTCTGTCCTAGGAAAATCAAAGCCTTTGAAACTCAGAGGTTTGATATTGCTCATCAAATGGTTGATATGTTCAGAGGCAAAACAGACAGGGTGATCACGGTTCGAGAGGGATTGAGAAAAGCTTCTTTAAGTAACATGATGGGCTCTGTTTTTGGAAATACATATGGGCTTGATTCTGAAGAAGAAGAGTTAAGGAAGCTGGTTGATGAAGGATATGATCTGTTGGGCATGCTTAACTGGTCTGATCACCTTCCTTGGTTATCCGAATTCGACCCCCAGAGTATTCGGTCTAGGTGTACCAATCTCGTGCCTCAGGTTGATCGCTTTGTCCGTCGGATCATAGCTCAACACCGAGAAAAGGATTCGTCCGGCAATGGTTTTGTAGATGTTCTATTATCTCTACAAGGTCGTGAAAAATTGTCGGAAGATGATATGGTTGCTGTCTTATGG GAAATGATATTTAGAGGGACAGATACGGTGGCAGTGTTAATCGAATGGGTGCTAGCACGGATGGTAATGCATTCAGACATACAATCCAGGGTTCATGATGAACTCGACATGATAACTGGAAGGTCACGTGCGGTGACCGAAGCCGATATCTCTTCCATGGTATACCTCCCAGCAGTTGTGAAAGAGGTACTTAGGCTACACCCTCCTGGCCCACTTCTCTCTTGGGCCCGCCTCGCGATCACAGATACCATTGTTGATGGGCATCATGTTCCGGCTGGGACCACGGCTATGGTTAACATGTGGGCCATCACAAGGGACCCACATGTTTGGGAGGACCCACTCAGTTTTAAGCCTGAGAGGTTTATTGACAACGGATCCCCGGCATTCGAGTTTTCGGTGATGGGATCCGACTTGCGCCTAGCGCCGTTCGGATCCGGGAGACGGGCGTGCCCCGGGAAGGCTCTCGGGTTGGCCACGGTAACCTTTTGGGTGGCTACCCTGTTGCAGGAGCTGGAGTGGTGTCAGGCTACAAATTCGGGTGTTGTGGACATGTCAGAAATGCTAAAACTATCGTGTGAGATGGCTAAACCACTGGTTGCTAAGGTGGTGCCAAGGCGTGCAAACCCATTAGTtatagttaattattaa